A region from the Chitinophaga sp. Cy-1792 genome encodes:
- a CDS encoding N-acetylmuramidase family protein produces the protein MISETAFGQAAATIGCEVAVIKAVAKIESAGAGFDSSGKLKVLFEPHIFWQQLLIKKINPERYAATYKDVLYAQYKQDHGSYNVQWDKLNRARQINEEAAMKSASYGMFQIMGFNHEAAGFNTVADMVVAFNTGEDAQLQGFVKFIQSNKLHVALQQKDFTTFAKKYNGPSYALNAYDTKMQTYYLQIKNKS, from the coding sequence ATGATTAGCGAAACAGCATTCGGGCAGGCCGCTGCTACCATTGGTTGTGAAGTGGCCGTCATTAAAGCAGTTGCCAAAATAGAATCAGCAGGCGCCGGATTTGATAGTTCGGGAAAATTGAAAGTCCTGTTTGAACCGCATATTTTCTGGCAGCAGCTGTTGATAAAGAAAATTAATCCGGAGCGATATGCGGCTACTTACAAGGACGTATTGTATGCACAGTATAAGCAGGACCATGGATCTTATAATGTACAATGGGATAAGTTAAATCGTGCCAGGCAGATAAATGAAGAGGCGGCTATGAAAAGTGCCAGTTACGGTATGTTTCAGATAATGGGATTCAACCATGAAGCGGCGGGATTTAATACAGTGGCGGATATGGTAGTCGCATTCAATACCGGAGAAGATGCGCAGCTACAGGGTTTTGTAAAGTTTATACAATCAAATAAACTGCATGTGGCATTACAGCAAAAAGATTTCACCACGTTTGCTAAAAAATACAATGGTCCTTCGTATGCGTTGAATGCATATGATACTAAAATGCAAACGTATTATTTACAAATTAAAAATAAGAGTTAA